One window of Candidatus Delongbacteria bacterium genomic DNA carries:
- a CDS encoding aminotransferase class I/II-fold pyridoxal phosphate-dependent enzyme — MKRIVGKHAEYKKLESNILQISQEAKAAKKKYADVIDATVGMLHHEEGNVFKFQVVDEVLHSLNDSETYHYAPVRGTKEFTEGVFNWVFGDNAEMIKENFKYSIIPTTGGSGAISNSFYNFNDFNQKVLLPNYFWSPYQNFALEANIDLKTFLMYDENFNFNIADFKIRALELAKEQNRLCVLLNDPSNNPTGLCMTKKDWQEVIKTLNEVNRMDVPVILIHDIAYVDYQMKDTKFSREIFSTYKDLDEDILAVVVFSGSKTFSLYGFRVGAQIGLSKSQEVVDNFIRVGDYSVRGRFSSVSQPGINIIGKIFTNKNLKKKFELEIEEAKQLLKERASLFLEEAKKNDLEILPYCGGFFISVPTKNKNIFKDLVEDHVFVIPMQDIIRIAISSLNIKDIPELVSKVKKHV; from the coding sequence ATGAAAAGAATTGTTGGAAAGCATGCGGAATACAAAAAATTAGAGTCAAACATTCTGCAAATATCACAAGAGGCAAAAGCTGCTAAAAAGAAATATGCTGATGTTATTGACGCAACCGTAGGCATGCTCCATCACGAAGAGGGTAATGTTTTTAAGTTTCAAGTTGTTGATGAAGTACTTCATAGTTTGAATGACTCTGAAACATATCATTATGCTCCAGTAAGAGGAACAAAAGAATTTACAGAAGGAGTTTTTAATTGGGTTTTTGGTGATAACGCCGAAATGATTAAAGAGAATTTTAAGTACAGCATTATTCCTACAACCGGTGGTAGTGGAGCAATTTCTAATTCTTTTTATAACTTTAATGATTTTAATCAAAAAGTTTTATTACCTAATTATTTTTGGTCTCCATATCAAAATTTTGCTCTTGAAGCAAACATTGATTTAAAAACATTCTTGATGTACGACGAAAACTTTAATTTTAATATAGCTGATTTTAAAATTAGAGCTTTGGAGTTAGCTAAAGAACAAAACCGTTTATGTGTGCTTTTAAATGATCCTAGCAACAATCCAACCGGTTTATGCATGACAAAAAAGGATTGGCAAGAGGTAATCAAGACTTTAAATGAAGTAAATCGCATGGATGTTCCTGTGATTTTGATTCATGATATAGCTTACGTTGATTATCAAATGAAGGATACAAAATTTTCAAGAGAAATTTTCTCAACTTACAAAGACTTAGATGAGGATATCTTAGCTGTAGTTGTATTTTCTGGATCCAAGACCTTTTCTTTGTATGGATTTAGAGTAGGAGCCCAAATTGGTCTTTCAAAATCTCAAGAAGTTGTAGATAATTTCATAAGAGTAGGAGATTATTCTGTAAGAGGAAGATTCTCAAGCGTTTCTCAACCAGGAATAAATATTATTGGAAAAATATTTACCAATAAAAATTTGAAGAAAAAATTTGAATTGGAGATTGAAGAAGCAAAACAGTTATTAAAAGAGAGAGCAAGTTTGTTTTTAGAAGAGGCGAAAAAGAACGATTTAGAAATATTACCATATTGTGGAGGTTTCTTTATTAGTGTCCCAACTAAGAATAAAAATATCTTCAAAGATTTGGTTGAAGATCATGTATTTGTAATACCGATGCAAGACATTATCAGGATAGCAATATCTTCATTAAATATAAAAGACATACCAGAGTTGGTAAGTAAAGTAAAAAAACATGTTTAA